The Pyrus communis chromosome 2, drPyrComm1.1, whole genome shotgun sequence genome includes a window with the following:
- the LOC137726263 gene encoding mitochondrial outer membrane protein porin 2-like isoform X2 yields MSKSSSKPKHKSKSKSKSTTSSKGPPLFSDFGHKAKDLLTAGYSKGQRFTFASHIDGGVNLTCSTSAKIGGRSTAAVAGSYTYKNATFNCRIDTDSKVAGTLSTKFLSSTKTSASFSLPEYKFSKLGFQTRQEYGAAAVSVSLCQSPTINLSATVGSASIVIGMEAEYKTASSTFSKCNAGISMKSLNSDASIILGNKGGLITASYVHYRGQEKKNAAVVEFTQNLSTKNTTLTVGGSCMVDHQTVVKARLDGRGDVKTVLRYSIRPKSCLSISGEFNTKALDKIPKIGLALSLAP; encoded by the exons ATGAGCAAGTCCTCCTCCAAGCCTAAGCATAAAAGCAAGAGCAAGAGCAAAAGCACAACCAGCAGCAAGGGCCCTCCACTTTTCTCCGACTTTGGTCACAAAGCTAAAG ACTTGCTTACAGCGGGATATTCCAAGGGCCAGAGGTTCACCTTCGCATCCCACATTGATGGCGGAGTG AACCTTACATGTTCAACCTCCGCGAAGATTGGAGGACGATCAACTGCAGCTGTTGCAGGATCGTACACATACAAGAATGCCACCTTCAACTGCCGAATTGATACGGATTCAAAA GTTGCAGGAACATTAAGTACGAAGTTTTTGTCAAGCACAAAGACTTCGGCTTCATTCAGCTTGCCGGAGTACAAGTTTAGCAAG CTCGGGTTTCAAACACGCCAAGAATATGGTGCCGCAGCTGTGTCTGTTTCTCTGTGCCAGTCTCCCACAATCAACCTTTCAGCAACCGTCGGTAGTGCAAGCATTGTCATCGGTATGGAGGCAGAATACAAGACTGCTTCCAGCACTTTCTCCAAATGTAATGCAGGCATTAGCATGAAGAGTCTCAATTCTGATGCTTCAATAATTCT GGGAAACAAGGGTGGCTTGATAACAGCATCGTACGTTCATTATCGTGGTCAAGAAAAGAAGAATGCAGCAGTGGTAGAGTTCACTCAGAACCTCTCAACAAAGAACACCACCTTGACAGTTGGAGGATCGTGCATGGTTGATCATCAAACAGTGGTGAAAGCTAGACTCGATGGTCGTGGAGATGTTAAGACTGTCCTGCGGTACAGTATTAGACCAAAGTCGTGCTTGTCTATCTCAGGCGAGTTCAACACCAAGGCACTTGACAAGATTCCTAAAATTGGACTGGCACTTTCTCTTGCTCCTTAA
- the LOC137726263 gene encoding mitochondrial outer membrane protein porin 2-like isoform X1, which translates to MSKSSSKPKHKSKSKSKSTTSSKGPPLFSDFGHKAKGFLSDSSPDLCVFRFLHRKKPVRGFSDDLPLLGSADLLTAGYSKGQRFTFASHIDGGVNLTCSTSAKIGGRSTAAVAGSYTYKNATFNCRIDTDSKVAGTLSTKFLSSTKTSASFSLPEYKFSKLGFQTRQEYGAAAVSVSLCQSPTINLSATVGSASIVIGMEAEYKTASSTFSKCNAGISMKSLNSDASIILGNKGGLITASYVHYRGQEKKNAAVVEFTQNLSTKNTTLTVGGSCMVDHQTVVKARLDGRGDVKTVLRYSIRPKSCLSISGEFNTKALDKIPKIGLALSLAP; encoded by the exons ATGAGCAAGTCCTCCTCCAAGCCTAAGCATAAAAGCAAGAGCAAGAGCAAAAGCACAACCAGCAGCAAGGGCCCTCCACTTTTCTCCGACTTTGGTCACAAAGCTAAAGGTTTTCTCTCTGATTCTTCTCCAGATTTGTGTGTTTTTCGTTTCTTGCATCGCAAAAAGCCTGTTCGAGGATTCTCCGACGACTTACCTCTTTTGGGTTCTGCAGACTTGCTTACAGCGGGATATTCCAAGGGCCAGAGGTTCACCTTCGCATCCCACATTGATGGCGGAGTG AACCTTACATGTTCAACCTCCGCGAAGATTGGAGGACGATCAACTGCAGCTGTTGCAGGATCGTACACATACAAGAATGCCACCTTCAACTGCCGAATTGATACGGATTCAAAA GTTGCAGGAACATTAAGTACGAAGTTTTTGTCAAGCACAAAGACTTCGGCTTCATTCAGCTTGCCGGAGTACAAGTTTAGCAAG CTCGGGTTTCAAACACGCCAAGAATATGGTGCCGCAGCTGTGTCTGTTTCTCTGTGCCAGTCTCCCACAATCAACCTTTCAGCAACCGTCGGTAGTGCAAGCATTGTCATCGGTATGGAGGCAGAATACAAGACTGCTTCCAGCACTTTCTCCAAATGTAATGCAGGCATTAGCATGAAGAGTCTCAATTCTGATGCTTCAATAATTCT GGGAAACAAGGGTGGCTTGATAACAGCATCGTACGTTCATTATCGTGGTCAAGAAAAGAAGAATGCAGCAGTGGTAGAGTTCACTCAGAACCTCTCAACAAAGAACACCACCTTGACAGTTGGAGGATCGTGCATGGTTGATCATCAAACAGTGGTGAAAGCTAGACTCGATGGTCGTGGAGATGTTAAGACTGTCCTGCGGTACAGTATTAGACCAAAGTCGTGCTTGTCTATCTCAGGCGAGTTCAACACCAAGGCACTTGACAAGATTCCTAAAATTGGACTGGCACTTTCTCTTGCTCCTTAA